Below is a window of Pseudomonas sp. B21-040 DNA.
GGATTACATCCTGGGCATCACCAAGGCCTACACCACTCGCGTGGGTTCGGGTCCGTTCCCGACTGAGCTGTTCGACGACGTGGGTGCTTTCCTGGCCAAGCGTGGTCACGAGTTCGGCGCGACTACCGGCCGTGCCCGTCGTTGCGGCTGGTTCGACGCCGTCATCCTGCGTCGCGCTATCGACGTCAACAGCATCTCGGGCCTGTGCCTGACCAAGCTGGACGTGCTGGACGGTCTGGAAACCATCAACATCTGCGTTGGCTACAAGAACCAGGATGGTGCAGTGATCGACGCACCGACTGACGCCGACAGCTACATCGGCCTGGAGCCGGTGTACGAAGAGATGCCGGGCTGGACCGAATCCACCGTCGGTGCCAAGACGCTGGAAGAGCTGCCGCAAGCCGCTCGTAACTACATCAAGCGCGTTGAAGAGTTGGTCGGTGCGCCGATTGACATTATTTCGACGGGCCCGGACCGCAACGAAACCATCGTTCTGCGTCATCCGTTTGCTTGATAAGTCATTGAAGTGAAACACAAAGGGTCCTTAATAGGACCCTTTGTCGTTTCTGCCTGTGGGACGGCATGACCTTTGCTGTGATGTTGATTAAAAGCATCGCTTCCAGCGCGCCATCAATTTAATGGCGCCAAAGCAGAGGGATTATAAGTGTCAGCCGTTCTCTCACTGTTACAAAGCCGTTTGTTGCGGCCCGTGTTCGTTACCCTTGGTATCGCCCTTTTGGTGCAGGTGCTGGTGGCTGTTGCCCTGACCCGGAGCACAGTGACCGCGCTGGAAGCCGATTTGGGTGTGCGTCTGGGGGCCGACAGTCAAAAACTTTCTGGCGAGCTCGAGCAGGCGGGGCGTGAAGTCACGTCGAGCCTCGACAGCCTCTCGACCAGCACACGTCAGCGTCTCACGGCCGGTTTGTCCTCGCGTTTGGAGGAGGAGCAGGCGCAGTTGCGCGCGACGCTGGAAAAGGATCTGAAGGACTCCGCCAATGACATGGCGCAGCTTCTGGCCTCGGTCGCTCCCCGCGCAATGTGGGACAGCGACGTTCCAACCCTGTCTGAATTCGCCCGCCGGGCCCAGCGTAATCCCAATGTGTTGTTCGTGGTTTACGACGATGCAACGGGGCAGCACCTGACGCGCTACCTCAACCGTGAAAACCCGATCAACAAGGCCTTGCTGGAAAAGGGGCAGGGCGAGCGGGCGCTGGACAAGGTGCTGGATGCGGCGAAGAACGATCCTTCGGTTTACTACCTCGAAGCCTCGATCAATCCCAATGGCGTGGAAATCGGCAAGGTTGTGATGGGGGTTTCGACCGCCTCGGTGGAAACCGACCTGACAGCCCTGGACAAGCGCTTCTCGGCGTTGATTGCCAGCAGTGATCAACTGGTCGGCGACAGCCTCAAAGGTGCGGCCGCAGACAGTGCGGCGGCCATGCGTGCACGATTGCAGTCGGCTCAGTCCACCGCCTCCGAAATGAAAGCCAATACCACCAATACGGTGCAGGAAGCGGCAGCGACCTTGCGCTGGCGCATCGGCATGTTCCTGGCGCTGGTCGGTTGCGGTGTGCTGCTGTTACTGGCCGTGGTGCTCGGGCGTCGGGTGGTCAACCGCTTGAAGATGCTGATCAGTGCCATGGATGACCTGGCGGCGGGCGAGGGTGACCTGACCAAGCGTGTGCAGATCAACAGCAAAGATGAAATCGGTGACATGGCTTCGGCGGTCAATCGCTTTGTGGATAAGTTGCAGCCGATTGTGCGCGAGGCGGGTGATGTCGCTCAGCGTACCGGTGTGGAAATCGGCGCCATGACCCTGCGTAACGCCGGGGCGGACAAGGCCGCAGGCATGCAGCGCGATGAAGTGGCCGAGAGCCTGCGGGCGCTGTCGCAAATGGCTGATGAAGCCCAGTCTGAAAGTCACGCCATGCAGGCCGCTTTGCAGCAGGTGGTGGACATCCGTTCGGCCACTGATGAAAACACCCGGACCTCGGCGAAAGTCGGCAGTCTGATCGAGGCGCTGGCCGGGCAGGTCGACACCGGTGCGAAAGTCATCGAGCGGCTGGCGCAGCAGAGTGAGCAGATTGAAGTGGTGTTGACGGTGATCCACGGGATCGCCGAGCAAACCAATTTGCTGGCACTGAACGCCGCCATCGAAGCGGCGCGTGCGGGCGAGACCGGTCGCGGGTTTGCTGTGGTGGCAGACGAAGTACGGGCGCTGGCAAGCAAAACGCAGAGCTCGACTGGCGACATTCAGGCGCACATCGTTGCCTTGCAGCAGGGGGCGCGTGAGGCGGTGGCTGCGATTGGCCAGGCGGGGCGTCAGGCCAGCGAAGGGTTGCTGGTGTTGCGCGACAGTGCGCGGTTGCAGCAGTCGGTGCAGGCGTCAGTCGAACAGGTGCATGCCGCGATTGGCCTGGCCACTCAGGCCGCGGCCCATCAAGCGCAAGGGGCGCAGGCCGTGCGTGGTCGAGTTGAAACCATCCATGCGCAGGCTGAGAAAGCGGCTCAAGCGGTGGTTGAAACCACGGCCAGTGGCAAAGTGCTGGATGGGCTGGCGGCACAGTTGAAGGCGAGCCTGGGGCAGTTCAGGGCGTGATGGGTTGTCTGGGCTGACCCCGTCGCGGGCAAGCCCGCTCCCGCGGTGTCATCTGTTGTGCACAACATGTGTGTTCTCAGAAGTACCTGTGGGAGTGGGCTTGCCCGCGATAACGATTTCAGCGGCTCAGATACATCCGGGTTGTTAATAGATAAACCGGCAATCCCGACACAACAATCAACAGCACCGCATAAGGCGCCGCTGCCGCAAACTCCACGTTCGCGGTATGCGCCCAAACCTCTGTCGCCAGCGTATTAAGCCCGGTCGGGCTGAGCAGCAGCGTCGCCGTCAGCTCCTTCATGGCGTCCAGAAACACCAGCGCAAATGCCGCGCCCAGCGCCGGGAAGATAATCGGCAAGGTCACCCGACAAAACGCACTGAAGGACGACGCCCCCAAGGTGCGTGCCGCTTCTTCCAGTTGTGGTGCGGCCTTGTTTAGTGCCGTGCGGATCGGCGCTTGAGCCAGTGGTAGAAACAGCAGCGCATAAGCGATCAGCAACAATGCCGATGTCTGGTACAGCGCCGGCACATAGTGCAGGGCGAAATACACCAGCGTCAGCGCAATCACCAGCCCTGGCAGCGCATGCAGCAAGTACGGCAAGCGCTCGGCCCAGATTGCCAATTGCCCTTTATGGCGCACCACCAGCAGTCCGACCGGTACTGCCAGCATCAGGCACAGTGCGGCGCCACCGAGAGAGAGTGCCAGGGATGAGAGCAGGGCTTCGCCGATCGCCGCCACCGGGAATGCGGCCGATGAGCCGACCGCCAGCCAATACGCAAGCATTCCCAGCGGAATGCCACTGCCGATGATCGCCAGCGTCAAGCAATAAAGCTGTCCAGCACCTGCCCAGCGCCCCAGTCGGACCTGTTCCGCATGCCGCGCCGCGCCTTGACCGGTGCGCACGTGACGACCTTTGCCGCGCACTCGCAGTTCGAGCCACAGCAAGACCAGGCACAGCGCCAGCAATACGGCGGAGAGCATGGCGGCATTGGCATTGCTGAACTCCAGCTCGAATTGCTGATAAATCGCCGTGGTAAAGGTTTGCAGGCCAATGATTGAAAGGGCGCCGAACTCCACCAGCATGTGCAGCGCAATCAACAAGGCCCCCGCCAGTAGCGAGGGCCAGAGCAGTGGCAGGGTGATTCTGAAAAACACCCCCCAGCGATTCTGTCCCAGGGTTCGTGCGGACTCCTCCAGAGCGGGGTCGAGATTGCGCAAGGTTGCCGCCACCGGCAAAAATACCAATGGATACTTGGACAGGGTCATCACCAGGATTGCCCCGCCCAGCCCTTCGAAGTGAGCGCTCAGCGAGACCCAGGTAAAGCTGCTGACAAACGCCGGCACGGCGAACGGCAAGCAGAGAATCACGCCCCACACTCGCCGCCCGCGTAGATTGCTGCGTTCCAGCAACCAGGCCAGTGACAAACCGATCACGCCACATGACAGCGTCACCCCAGCCATCAGTGCCAGCGTATTGCGCAACAGTCCGAACACATAGGGCCGCCACAGCAAATGTAACGCCTCGGCCCAACCGGCTTGCCAGGCCTTGAGTCCCACGTACATCAGCGGCAGCAGGCTCAGCGCTACCAGCAGCAGAACCGGTAGCAGCAGCCAGATCGACGGCCGTTTGCGCCGGGGTACGTAGCCCTCGGAGGTGGGGCTGGATAGCGATGCGCTCATCAGTTCAAGCCAACATCACGTTCCAGGTCCAGCGCCTGTTCGGCGTTGCCGAGGTCGGCTGGCGTGACGTCGGGCGCTTGCAGTTCGCTGAAGGGCTTGAGGCCGCGATCCGATTCCATGCCTTTGTGCAGCGGGTATTCGGCGGTGGTCTGGGTGATCACGCGCTGACCTTCTTCGCTGGCCATATAAGCAAGGAGTTGCTGGGCTTCTTTGGGGTGTTTACTGGATTTCAATACGGCAGCGCTGGAAACAGTGATCAGCCCGCCGACGTCGCCGCCGGTGAAGTAATACAGTTTCGAATCGAGCTGACCCTTCTCGCGTTGCAGCGCGAACCAGTAATAGTTATTCACTAGTACGGTGGCGACTTCGCCATTCTCCACGGCCTTCAGGGCGACCATGTTGTTGCTGTAGGTCTTGCCAAATGCGCGCAGGCCGGTCAGCCATTCTTCGGCTGCATCCATGCCGTGCACTTTGATGATCGCGACGGCCTGTTCCTGAAAGGCGCCGCTGGTAGGCACGAAGCCGACTTTGCCTTGCCATTTCGGGTTGGAGAATTCCATTACCGACTTTGGCAGGTCCTTCTCTTCAATCAGCTTGGGGTTGTAGGCAACGACCCGGACTCTGGCCGTAATGCCAATCCAGGTGCCATTGCCGGCGACGTAGTCTTTGGGTAAAACCGCCAGCGTGGCGTCGTCGGCCTTGGCGAGCACGCCTTGTTCGCCCAGTTTGTTCAGCGGCGGCGATTCTTCGGTATAGATCACGTCGGCGGGGGAACGATCGCCTTCTTCCATGATCTGGCTGGCGAGCTGGTTGCTGCTGCCTTTGCGCACATTGACGTGGATACCGGTCTTGGCTTCGAACGCTTTGGCTATGGCGTCACCGACTTCCTTGTGTTGGCCGTTATAGAGTGTCAGGGAAACCGGGTCGGCAGCCTGGGTGAGAGGAGAGGCGAGTACCAGGCCGAGAAGCGTGAAGGTCAGGCCGCGGCGCAGGGTATTTTGAAACATCATTCGCAGGGTTCCTCACTGTCGCATTGCAAAATCTTGCAACAATGATAAACGATATTGTTTCTCAAGTGCGCCTTGCGGTGCTGGGAAGTGGCTGCTAGAGCGGCTGTCTCAGCACTTGTAGCAGCTGGCGAAGCCTGCGTCCGGCTGCGAAGCAGTCGTGAAATCAATCGATGCGGTGCACCAGAAATAACGTGAGCTCAGCTTTGACGACCGCTTCGCAGTCGGACGCAGGCTTCGCCAGCTGCTACAGGCCTGACGCGGTTTGAAGTGTTGGTTTTCAAAGGCCAGAAACGCAAAAACCCGCTTTCGCGGGTTTTTGTGAAATCCAAGGTCGTAACCTTGAATTTGAATTGGTGCCCAGAAGAAGACTCGAACTTCCACGACCTTGCGGTCACCAGCACCTGAAGCTGGCGTGTCTACCAATTTCACCATCTGGGCATTTATCACAAGCGTTGCCGCTGTTGATGTGGCGCACTATACGGAGAGCGTTTTGATCTGTAAACCCCTGATTTAGATTTAATAAATCAAACGCTTAGAATGCAAAAACCCGCTTTCGCGGGTTTTTGTGTGAGCCTTGAAATTGAACTAATCTCAAGCTCGAAATTGGTGCCCAGAAGAAGACTCGAACTTCCACGACCTTGCGGTCACCAGCACCTGAAGCTGGCGTGTCTACCAATTTCACCATCTGGGCAGTATCGGCAGCGCGTCTGCGTCGTCGATGGCGCGCACTATACGGAGCGTCTTTTTAACTGTAAACCCCCGGAATCAAAAAAACCTGGAAAATTTCGCCAGTGGTCTTCAAATCAGCTTTGCAGTGTCGATAAAGGGCTTTAGATGGGCTGTCATAGCCTGAAATTTCCCGTTTCATTACGCCTATGCCAAACTAACCCGCATATAGACAAGGTGAAAACTCTCTAATGGCCGATTGGCAGTCCCTCGATCCCGAGGCCGCTCGTGAAGCGGAAAAATATGAAAACCCTATTCCTAGCCGTGAACTGATCCTTCAGCACCTCGCTGATCGAGGTTCGCCTGCTAACCGCGAGCAACTGGTCGAAGAGTTTGGTCTGACCACGGAAGACCAGATCGAAGCCCTGCGCCGCCGCCTGCGCGCCATGGAGCGCGACGCACAACTCATCTATACCCGTCGTGGCACGTATGCGCCGGTGGACAAGCTCGACCTGATCCTGGGCCGCATCAGCGGTCACCGTGACGGCTTCGGCTTCCTGGTCCCGGACGACGGCAGTGACGACCTGTTCATGAGCCCGGCGCAAATGCGCCTGGTGTTCGATGGTGACCGTGCCCTGGCCCGTGTTTCAGGCCTCGACCGTCGCGGTCGCCGTGAAGGCATGATCGTCGAAGTGGTCTCCCGTGCTCACGAGAGCATCGTGGGTCGCTACTTCGAAGAAGGCGGTATCGGCTTCGTGGTTGCGGATAACCCGAAGATCCAGCAGGAAGTGCTGGTCACGCCGGGCCGCAATGCCAACGCCCAGATTGGTCAGTTCGTTGAAGTGAAGATCACTCACTGGCCGACCCCACGCTTCCAGCCGCAAGGCGACGTGGTCGAAGTCGTGGGCAATTACATGGCGCCGGGCATGGAAATCGATGTTGCCTTGCGCACCTACGATATTCCTCACGTCTGGCCCGAAGCGGTCTTGAAAGAAGCGGCCAAGCTCAAGCCGGAAGTCGAAGAAAAAGACAAAGAGAAGCGCATCGATCTGCGCCATCTGCCGTTTGTGACCATCGACGGTGAAGATGCGCGCGACTTCGATGACGCGGTTTACTGCGAATCCAAGCCGGGCAAGCTGCGCCTGTTCTCCGGCGGTTGGAAGTTGTACGTGGCGATTGCCGACGTTTCCAGCTATGTGAAACTCGGTTCGGCACTGGATGCAGAGGCTCAGGTTCGCGGTAACTCGGTGTATTTCCCCGAGCGCGTGATCCCGATGCTGCCAGAGCAACTGTCCAACGGCCTGTGCTCGCTGAACCCTCAAGTCGATCGTTTGGCCATGGTTTGCGAGATGACCATCTCCAAGTCCGGCGAAATGACCGACTACTGCTTCTACGAAGCGGTTATTCACTCCCATGCCCGTCTGACCTACAACAAGGTCAGCGCCATGCTCGAAACGCCGAAAGCCACCGAGGGGCGCAAGCTGCGCGGTGAGTACACCGACGTTGTGCCGCACCTCAAGCAGCTGTACTCGCTGTACAAGGTGTTGTTGGCGGCCCGTCATGTGCGTGGCGCGATCGATTTCGAAACGCAGGAAACCCGAATCATCTTCGGGACCGAGCGCAAGATTGCCGAAATCCGTCCAACCGTTCGCAACGATGCACACAAGCTGATTGAGGAATGCATGCTGGCGGCCAACGTGGCCACCGCCGAATTCCTGAAAAAGCACGAAATCCCGGCGCTGTACCGCGTCCACGATGGTCCGCCACCGGAGCGTCTGGAAAAACTGCGGGCCTTCCTTGGCGAACTCGGCCTGTCCCTGCACAAAGGCAAGGACGGTCCGTCGCCGAAGGATTACCAGGCATTGCTGGCAGGTATCAAGGATCGTCCGGATTTCCACCTGATCCAGACCGTCATGCTGCGTTCGTTGAGTCAGGCAGTGTATAGCGCGGATAACCAGGGCCACTTCGGCCTGAATTACGAAGCCTATACCCACTTCACCTCGCCGATCCGCCGCTACCCGGACTTGCTCACGCACCGGGCGATTCGCAGCGTTATCCATTCCAAGCAGGATACCCCGCACGTTC
It encodes the following:
- a CDS encoding methyl-accepting chemotaxis protein; its protein translation is MSAVLSLLQSRLLRPVFVTLGIALLVQVLVAVALTRSTVTALEADLGVRLGADSQKLSGELEQAGREVTSSLDSLSTSTRQRLTAGLSSRLEEEQAQLRATLEKDLKDSANDMAQLLASVAPRAMWDSDVPTLSEFARRAQRNPNVLFVVYDDATGQHLTRYLNRENPINKALLEKGQGERALDKVLDAAKNDPSVYYLEASINPNGVEIGKVVMGVSTASVETDLTALDKRFSALIASSDQLVGDSLKGAAADSAAAMRARLQSAQSTASEMKANTTNTVQEAAATLRWRIGMFLALVGCGVLLLLAVVLGRRVVNRLKMLISAMDDLAAGEGDLTKRVQINSKDEIGDMASAVNRFVDKLQPIVREAGDVAQRTGVEIGAMTLRNAGADKAAGMQRDEVAESLRALSQMADEAQSESHAMQAALQQVVDIRSATDENTRTSAKVGSLIEALAGQVDTGAKVIERLAQQSEQIEVVLTVIHGIAEQTNLLALNAAIEAARAGETGRGFAVVADEVRALASKTQSSTGDIQAHIVALQQGAREAVAAIGQAGRQASEGLLVLRDSARLQQSVQASVEQVHAAIGLATQAAAHQAQGAQAVRGRVETIHAQAEKAAQAVVETTASGKVLDGLAAQLKASLGQFRA
- a CDS encoding iron ABC transporter permease, which translates into the protein MSASLSSPTSEGYVPRRKRPSIWLLLPVLLLVALSLLPLMYVGLKAWQAGWAEALHLLWRPYVFGLLRNTLALMAGVTLSCGVIGLSLAWLLERSNLRGRRVWGVILCLPFAVPAFVSSFTWVSLSAHFEGLGGAILVMTLSKYPLVFLPVAATLRNLDPALEESARTLGQNRWGVFFRITLPLLWPSLLAGALLIALHMLVEFGALSIIGLQTFTTAIYQQFELEFSNANAAMLSAVLLALCLVLLWLELRVRGKGRHVRTGQGAARHAEQVRLGRWAGAGQLYCLTLAIIGSGIPLGMLAYWLAVGSSAAFPVAAIGEALLSSLALSLGGAALCLMLAVPVGLLVVRHKGQLAIWAERLPYLLHALPGLVIALTLVYFALHYVPALYQTSALLLIAYALLFLPLAQAPIRTALNKAAPQLEEAARTLGASSFSAFCRVTLPIIFPALGAAFALVFLDAMKELTATLLLSPTGLNTLATEVWAHTANVEFAAAAPYAVLLIVVSGLPVYLLTTRMYLSR
- a CDS encoding extracellular solute-binding protein, which translates into the protein MMFQNTLRRGLTFTLLGLVLASPLTQAADPVSLTLYNGQHKEVGDAIAKAFEAKTGIHVNVRKGSSNQLASQIMEEGDRSPADVIYTEESPPLNKLGEQGVLAKADDATLAVLPKDYVAGNGTWIGITARVRVVAYNPKLIEEKDLPKSVMEFSNPKWQGKVGFVPTSGAFQEQAVAIIKVHGMDAAEEWLTGLRAFGKTYSNNMVALKAVENGEVATVLVNNYYWFALQREKGQLDSKLYYFTGGDVGGLITVSSAAVLKSSKHPKEAQQLLAYMASEEGQRVITQTTAEYPLHKGMESDRGLKPFSELQAPDVTPADLGNAEQALDLERDVGLN
- the rnr gene encoding ribonuclease R, with amino-acid sequence MADWQSLDPEAAREAEKYENPIPSRELILQHLADRGSPANREQLVEEFGLTTEDQIEALRRRLRAMERDAQLIYTRRGTYAPVDKLDLILGRISGHRDGFGFLVPDDGSDDLFMSPAQMRLVFDGDRALARVSGLDRRGRREGMIVEVVSRAHESIVGRYFEEGGIGFVVADNPKIQQEVLVTPGRNANAQIGQFVEVKITHWPTPRFQPQGDVVEVVGNYMAPGMEIDVALRTYDIPHVWPEAVLKEAAKLKPEVEEKDKEKRIDLRHLPFVTIDGEDARDFDDAVYCESKPGKLRLFSGGWKLYVAIADVSSYVKLGSALDAEAQVRGNSVYFPERVIPMLPEQLSNGLCSLNPQVDRLAMVCEMTISKSGEMTDYCFYEAVIHSHARLTYNKVSAMLETPKATEGRKLRGEYTDVVPHLKQLYSLYKVLLAARHVRGAIDFETQETRIIFGTERKIAEIRPTVRNDAHKLIEECMLAANVATAEFLKKHEIPALYRVHDGPPPERLEKLRAFLGELGLSLHKGKDGPSPKDYQALLAGIKDRPDFHLIQTVMLRSLSQAVYSADNQGHFGLNYEAYTHFTSPIRRYPDLLTHRAIRSVIHSKQDTPHVRRAGAMSIPKARIYPYDEAALEQLGEQCSMSERRADEATRDVVNWLKCEFMKDRVGESFPGVITAVTGFGLFVELTDIYVEGLVHVTALPGDYYHFDPVHHRLAGERTGRSFRLGDTVEVRVMRVDLDERKIDFEMAEKTISAPIGRKKRGTEATAPAASAKSAAEPAPAKTGRRPAKEKAPEAYRPSDAAAKNAELRKSREMKQALLSEAKSGGKAASGGKTGRSAPDKAPGGKPAKPSKHRKGPPKAGSAPAAKSGGARKPKAKS